The DNA sequence CTTTTTCTAAGCCTTTGTATGCACTAACTATTATTATTGGTAATTCCTGATTCACTGTTCGTATCTTCTTTAATACTTCTATCCCATTTATACCTGGCATCTTTATATCCATGACAAGTAAATCGGGCTGATACTCTTCAAATTTTTGTAAAATTTGCTTACCATTTTCTACTTCTAATATTTCAAAGTCTTCACGATTAATGGTTTCTCTTAATGCCCGTCTGATAAGTTTATTATCATCTCCAATTAATATCCTTTTCATTTTATCTTCACCTCCTATTTATTTTTTACTTTCTACTAATATAATAAGCAAAAAGCATGCCAAAGTTTAAAAGGAATTAAGGATTTTTTCTTAACTAATTGATTTAACATAGGTTAGTAAGTAGGAAGGTTAATTATTTTGTAGGGGTATCAAATGGATTATTGGGGAAATTGCTCCTCATGATTTATTGCTATAAATTAAAAATAATCTCTAAGGTATTTATTTATAGGTATTAACAAACTGGGGATTATTTTCCTCACCTTTTATATAAAAAATGCTTGATTTTTAAAGCTAAATCTGATATACTAATGTCATGGAAAGTTAAAAAGAGGTAAAGAATTGAAACAATCCATAAGGAATAAACGGTTGATATTTACAATACATGCAAAAAAGAGAATGCGGCAGCGGAAGGTCAATCGAAGTCAAGTAGAAGAGACTATATTTGACCCAGATGAGCCATATCAACTGGGAGAATTAGAGGAAGAAA is a window from the bacterium genome containing:
- a CDS encoding response regulator, which produces MKRILIGDDNKLIRRALRETINREDFEILEVENGKQILQKFEEYQPDLLVMDIKMPGINGIEVLKKIRTVNQELPIIIVSAYKGLEKDPEIALGKVSSFMTKPIDIEVLKAKVTEILGERMTPKVWGSLH